From a single Plasmodium coatneyi strain Hackeri chromosome 4, complete sequence genomic region:
- a CDS encoding 2-C-methyl-D-erythritol 2, producing the protein MLPIRYTYAVLLPYVIIILLASSDGRREKKGVQKELVGRHCFLGPVEKKKKKNWSQSWT; encoded by the exons ATGTTACCGATACGTTACACCTATGCAGTGCTACTTCCCTACGTGATTATCATTCTACTAGCTTCATCAGacggaaggagagaaaaaaaaggtgtccaAAAGGAACTCGTCGGACGGCACTGCTTCCTTGGTCCAG tggaaaaaaaaaaaaaaaaaaactggagTCAAAGTTGGACGTAA